The Streptomyces sp. NBC_00691 genome has a segment encoding these proteins:
- a CDS encoding YqjF family protein — translation MPQTQPAGFPEPVSAEPPHRPDLTLLTQSWLDLAFLHWAVDPADVAPLLPAGTVPDTHDGVTYVGLVAFRMHRAGWLRLPGIPYLGTFPETNVRLYSVDAHGRRGVVFRSLDASRLIPVAVGRWAFRIPYVWSRMSVRNEGSTVTYTSSRRWPGPRGARSAISVEVGEPVAEPTALEHFLTARWGMHSAFRGRPLYLPNTHPRWPLHRARLLDLDETLLTAAGLEQPPGPPVSVLYSPGVPVRFSAPPRNPRAVSIPHPRNGDG, via the coding sequence ATGCCGCAGACGCAGCCCGCCGGGTTCCCCGAGCCGGTATCGGCGGAACCGCCGCACCGCCCGGACCTCACTTTGCTGACCCAGTCCTGGCTCGACCTGGCGTTCCTCCACTGGGCCGTGGACCCCGCCGACGTGGCCCCGCTGCTGCCCGCCGGCACCGTTCCCGACACCCACGACGGCGTGACCTACGTGGGTCTGGTCGCCTTCCGGATGCACCGGGCCGGCTGGCTCAGGCTCCCCGGGATCCCGTATCTCGGGACCTTCCCCGAGACCAACGTCCGGCTCTACTCGGTGGACGCCCACGGGCGCCGGGGAGTCGTCTTCCGCTCCCTCGACGCCTCCCGTCTGATCCCGGTGGCCGTCGGGCGGTGGGCGTTCCGAATCCCGTACGTCTGGTCCAGGATGAGCGTCCGGAACGAGGGCTCCACCGTGACCTACACCAGCAGCCGTCGCTGGCCAGGCCCGCGCGGGGCGCGCAGCGCGATCAGCGTCGAGGTCGGCGAGCCGGTGGCGGAGCCCACCGCCCTCGAACACTTCCTGACCGCCCGCTGGGGCATGCACAGCGCGTTCCGCGGGCGGCCTCTCTACCTCCCGAACACCCACCCGCGCTGGCCGCTGCACCGCGCCCGGCTGCTCGACCTCGACGAGACACTGCTCACCGCGGCCGGTCTGGAGCAGCCGCCGGGCCCGCCCGTGAGCGTGCTCTACTCACCGGGCGTGCCGGTCCGTTTCAGCGCCCCGCCGCGGAACCCGCGGGCCGTGTCGATCCCGCACCCGAGGAACGGGGACGGGTAG
- a CDS encoding SRPBCC family protein: protein MTGQFEATFEVDRPVDEVFAFLADGRNDPEFSPRVLRIERVPDAPTSVGTVFRSTVKDAGTKTAREFRITAFEAPVKLRWAEVSKNLITAREGGYDLEPLTDGRTQVRVYNVLEGHGLGRLFAGLALAAARKDADGFGARIKAAAEAGIAPR, encoded by the coding sequence ATGACAGGACAGTTCGAAGCGACGTTCGAGGTCGACCGTCCGGTGGACGAGGTGTTCGCCTTCCTCGCCGACGGGCGCAACGATCCGGAGTTCAGCCCCCGGGTGCTGAGGATCGAGCGGGTCCCCGACGCCCCGACCTCCGTGGGCACCGTCTTCCGGAGCACCGTCAAGGACGCCGGGACGAAGACGGCCAGGGAGTTCCGCATCACCGCTTTCGAGGCTCCTGTGAAACTCCGCTGGGCCGAGGTGTCGAAGAACCTGATCACGGCGCGTGAGGGTGGCTACGACCTGGAACCGCTCACCGACGGCCGGACCCAGGTCCGCGTCTACAACGTCCTCGAAGGCCACGGCCTGGGCAGACTCTTCGCGGGCCTGGCGCTCGCGGCCGCCCGCAAGGACGCCGACGGCTTCGGCGCCAGGATCAAGGCGGCGGCCGAGGCGGGGATCGCCCCGCGCTGA
- a CDS encoding amidohydrolase family protein — MGALPTATAADGPYVVDAHHHLWDLSVRDQDWITGPALTPLRRTFTERDLSAETAAAGVTATVLVQTVTVAEETPEMLATARDSDLIAGVVGWTDLTSPETAATLAALLALPGGRHLVGIRHQVQSEPDPAWLLRPDVRRGLTAVAAAGLTYDLVILPHQLPAATTAARDLPELTFVLDHAAKPPVASGELEPWATDLRAFAALPNTVGKLSGLHTEADWHAWTVRDLRPYADTLLDAFGPSRLMFGSDWPVCTLAVPYGRTLATAGALTEAFSPGERAAVFGGTAVETYRLGERTTHRAGRRAVT, encoded by the coding sequence ATGGGCGCCCTCCCCACGGCGACCGCCGCCGACGGCCCCTACGTCGTCGACGCGCACCACCACCTCTGGGATCTCTCCGTCCGCGACCAGGACTGGATCACCGGACCCGCCCTCACGCCCCTGCGCCGCACCTTCACGGAGCGCGACCTGAGCGCGGAGACGGCCGCCGCGGGGGTGACGGCCACCGTCCTCGTCCAGACGGTCACCGTCGCCGAGGAGACACCCGAGATGCTGGCCACCGCCCGCGACAGCGACCTGATCGCCGGTGTCGTCGGCTGGACCGACCTGACCTCCCCCGAGACCGCCGCCACCCTGGCCGCGCTGCTCGCCCTGCCGGGTGGCCGGCACCTCGTGGGCATCCGCCACCAGGTCCAGTCGGAACCGGACCCCGCCTGGCTGCTCCGTCCCGACGTCCGCCGCGGCCTCACCGCCGTTGCCGCCGCCGGGCTCACGTACGACCTGGTGATCCTCCCGCACCAGTTGCCGGCCGCGACGACGGCCGCGAGAGACCTGCCCGAGCTGACCTTCGTCCTCGATCACGCGGCGAAACCGCCCGTGGCGAGCGGAGAACTCGAACCGTGGGCGACCGACCTGCGCGCCTTCGCCGCCCTCCCGAACACGGTCGGCAAGCTCTCCGGCCTGCACACCGAGGCCGACTGGCACGCCTGGACCGTGCGGGACCTGCGGCCGTACGCGGACACCCTGCTCGACGCCTTCGGCCCGAGCCGCCTGATGTTCGGCTCCGACTGGCCGGTGTGCACGCTGGCGGTGCCGTACGGCCGGACGCTCGCCACCGCGGGGGCGCTCACGGAGGCGTTCAGCCCCGGCGAACGGGCCGCGGTCTTCGGCGGCACGGCGGTGGAGACGTACCGGCTGGGGGAGCGGACCACTCACCGGGCGGGCCGACGGGCGGTCACGTAG
- a CDS encoding L-rhamnose mutarotase → MRIALHTRVRADRIAAYEEAHREVPAELTRAIRAAGCTSWTIWRSGTHLFHLLDCEDYARLLAELEKLPVNVTWQARMAELLEVVHDYSGDGADAELPVVWEL, encoded by the coding sequence TTGAGAATCGCCCTGCACACCCGGGTCCGCGCGGACCGTATCGCCGCCTACGAGGAAGCGCACCGCGAGGTTCCCGCCGAGCTGACCCGGGCGATCCGGGCCGCCGGCTGTACCTCTTGGACGATCTGGCGCAGCGGCACCCACCTCTTCCATCTGCTCGACTGCGAGGACTACGCCCGCCTCCTCGCCGAACTGGAGAAGCTGCCGGTCAACGTGACGTGGCAGGCCCGGATGGCCGAACTCCTCGAGGTCGTGCACGACTACTCCGGTGACGGCGCGGACGCGGAACTGCCCGTGGTGTGGGAGCTGTGA
- a CDS encoding LutC/YkgG family protein, giving the protein MRSGGTDGGAGEDRPATDSRSAVLARVRTAVSDVPSDETPDDVPVPRTYRRTVAPGDTVGLFAARVADYRATVVRCAPEDVAGTVAALLERRGARRVVVPEGFPPEFLTRTDADLVGDRPPLSVRRLASVDGTLTTATVAVAETGTIVLDTGPGQGRRALSLLPDYHLCVVRAEQIVPDVPEALARLEPHRPLTFISGPSATSDIELQRVEGVHGPRTLDVVLVVADTSGANP; this is encoded by the coding sequence ATGAGGAGCGGCGGCACGGACGGCGGCGCCGGGGAGGACCGCCCCGCCACGGACAGTCGATCCGCCGTGCTCGCCCGCGTCCGGACCGCGGTGAGCGACGTTCCGAGCGACGAGACGCCCGACGACGTACCCGTTCCACGGACCTACCGCCGCACGGTCGCGCCCGGCGACACCGTCGGGCTGTTCGCCGCACGCGTCGCCGACTACCGGGCGACGGTGGTGCGTTGCGCACCGGAGGACGTCGCGGGGACCGTGGCCGCCCTCCTCGAACGCCGAGGTGCGCGGCGGGTCGTCGTGCCCGAAGGCTTCCCGCCCGAGTTCCTGACACGTACCGACGCGGACCTGGTGGGCGACCGTCCGCCCCTGAGCGTGCGCCGACTCGCTTCTGTGGACGGCACATTGACCACCGCGACCGTCGCCGTCGCGGAGACCGGGACGATCGTGCTCGACACGGGCCCGGGCCAAGGGCGTCGCGCCCTGTCCCTGCTCCCGGACTACCACCTCTGCGTGGTGCGCGCGGAGCAGATCGTCCCGGACGTACCGGAGGCACTCGCCCGCCTGGAGCCCCACAGACCCCTCACCTTCATCTCGGGCCCCTCGGCGACCTCCGACATCGAACTGCAACGCGTCGAAGGCGTCCACGGCCCCCGCACCCTCGACGTCGTCCTGGTCGTCGCCGACACCTCTGGAGCGAACCCTTGA
- a CDS encoding LutB/LldF family L-lactate oxidation iron-sulfur protein yields the protein MTEDTDHDGRVWLGTPAFPEAARTALADTRLRHNLRHATTTIRTKRLDATGEVPHWEELREAGAAIKRRTARHLATYLEQLEASVTAAGGTVHWAADATDANRIVARLVRAAGGPDTERHEVVKVKSMATQEIGLNEALAAAGITAYETDLAELIVQLGEDRPSHILVPAIHRNRAEIREIFAERMGEWGRAAPDDLTDDPKALAEAARLHLREKFLTTRVAISGANFAAADTGTIAVVESEGNGRMCLTLPETLITVMGIEKVVPTFTDLEVFLQLLPRSSTGERMNPYTSLWTGVTPGDGPQDFHLILLDNGRTDVLKDTVGRQALACIRCSACLNVCPVYERTGGHAYGSVYPGPIGAVLTPQLAGVRRAASLPFASTLCGACYEACPVKIDIPEILVHLRAKAVEAKRDGRALPTPEALAMKAAATVLDSPGLLAVAQRAGAAGGRLLGGRGGRIRRLPGPLAGWSATRDTPAPPRESFRTWWRAHREER from the coding sequence ATGACGGAGGACACCGACCACGACGGACGGGTCTGGCTCGGCACCCCCGCCTTCCCCGAGGCCGCCCGCACCGCCCTGGCCGACACCCGGCTGCGCCACAACCTCCGGCACGCCACGACCACCATCCGCACGAAGCGCCTCGACGCGACCGGGGAGGTACCGCACTGGGAGGAGCTCCGGGAGGCCGGCGCCGCCATCAAGCGCCGTACCGCACGCCACCTCGCCACCTACCTGGAGCAGTTGGAGGCCAGCGTCACCGCGGCCGGCGGCACGGTCCACTGGGCGGCCGACGCCACCGACGCGAACCGCATCGTCGCACGCCTCGTCCGCGCCGCCGGCGGCCCGGACACCGAGCGGCACGAGGTCGTCAAGGTCAAGTCGATGGCCACCCAGGAGATCGGGCTCAACGAGGCACTCGCGGCCGCCGGCATCACCGCGTACGAGACCGACCTGGCGGAACTCATCGTGCAGCTCGGCGAGGACCGGCCCTCCCACATCCTCGTCCCGGCGATCCACCGCAACCGGGCGGAGATACGGGAGATCTTCGCGGAGCGGATGGGGGAGTGGGGCCGGGCGGCGCCCGACGACCTCACCGACGACCCGAAGGCGCTCGCCGAGGCGGCGAGACTTCACCTGAGGGAGAAGTTCCTCACCACGCGAGTGGCGATCTCGGGGGCGAACTTCGCCGCCGCCGACACCGGCACCATCGCGGTCGTCGAGTCCGAGGGCAACGGACGGATGTGCCTGACCCTGCCGGAGACCCTGATCACCGTCATGGGCATCGAGAAGGTCGTGCCGACCTTCACCGACCTGGAGGTCTTCCTCCAGCTGCTGCCCCGCAGTTCGACCGGCGAGCGCATGAACCCGTACACCTCGCTCTGGACCGGAGTGACGCCCGGCGACGGCCCCCAGGACTTCCATCTGATCCTCCTGGACAACGGCCGCACCGATGTCCTCAAGGACACCGTCGGCCGGCAGGCCCTCGCCTGCATCCGCTGCTCGGCCTGCCTCAACGTCTGCCCCGTGTACGAGCGGACGGGCGGCCACGCCTACGGCTCGGTCTACCCCGGCCCGATCGGAGCGGTGCTCACCCCCCAGCTGGCAGGGGTGCGCCGGGCGGCGTCGCTGCCCTTCGCCTCCACCCTGTGCGGTGCCTGCTACGAGGCCTGCCCGGTGAAGATCGACATCCCGGAGATCCTGGTCCATCTGCGGGCGAAGGCCGTCGAGGCGAAGCGCGACGGCCGGGCGCTGCCGACACCGGAGGCGCTCGCCATGAAGGCGGCGGCCACCGTCCTCGACTCACCCGGGCTCCTGGCCGTCGCGCAGCGCGCGGGGGCGGCCGGCGGCCGGCTGCTGGGCGGCCGCGGCGGACGGATCCGGCGCCTGCCCGGTCCGCTCGCCGGCTGGTCCGCCACGCGGGACACGCCGGCACCGCCACGTGAGTCGTTCCGCACATGGTGGCGCGCGCACCGGGAGGAGCGATGA
- a CDS encoding (Fe-S)-binding protein, giving the protein MRIGLFITCLNDTLFPGTGRAVVTLLERLGHTVEFPREQSCCAQMHFNTGYRPESLPMVARFARAFAGYDAIVTPSASCAAMIRDNHPVLAEQLGDAALRDAVAAVVPAVHELTEFLVDVLGVTDVGAVFPHRVTYHPTCHSLRGVRLGDRPLRLLRAVRGIDLVDLPAAEACCGFGGTFAVKNADTSTAILADKMTTVLSTGAEVLCAADNSCLMHIGGGLSRWNSGVRTLHLAEILAATEGTR; this is encoded by the coding sequence ATGAGGATCGGACTGTTCATCACCTGCCTCAACGACACGCTCTTCCCCGGCACCGGTCGGGCTGTCGTCACCCTCCTCGAACGGCTCGGCCACACCGTCGAGTTCCCCCGCGAGCAGAGCTGCTGCGCACAGATGCACTTCAACACCGGCTACCGCCCCGAGTCCCTCCCCATGGTGGCCCGCTTCGCCCGCGCCTTCGCCGGATACGACGCGATCGTGACGCCCTCCGCCTCCTGCGCCGCCATGATCCGCGACAACCACCCCGTCCTCGCCGAACAGCTCGGCGACGCCGCACTGCGGGACGCGGTGGCCGCGGTGGTCCCCGCCGTCCACGAGCTGACCGAGTTCCTCGTCGACGTCCTCGGCGTCACCGATGTGGGCGCGGTGTTCCCGCATCGCGTGACCTACCACCCCACCTGCCACTCCCTGCGCGGAGTACGTCTGGGCGACCGGCCCCTGCGGCTGCTGCGCGCGGTCAGGGGCATCGACCTCGTCGACCTGCCCGCGGCCGAGGCGTGCTGCGGCTTCGGCGGCACCTTCGCCGTCAAGAACGCCGACACCTCCACCGCCATCCTCGCCGACAAGATGACCACGGTCCTGAGCACCGGGGCCGAGGTCCTGTGCGCCGCCGACAACTCCTGCCTCATGCACATCGGCGGCGGCCTCAGCCGGTGGAACAGCGGCGTACGCACCCTGCACCTCGCGGAGATCCTCGCCGCCACGGAAGGAACCAGGTGA
- a CDS encoding aldo/keto reductase, translating to MDQRARGDRAAGEPAVGVRAADPVSLSRAAAPARVPLGRTTAWTSRLAFGAAGIGNLYRPVTDEDAHHTLATAWDRGIRSFDTAPHYGLGLSERRLGAFLRARPRDTYTVSTKVGRLLVPDPGATGDDLAHGFAVPAAYRRAWDFGADGIRRGLEASLERLGLDRVDIVYLHDPDDHADQALREAYPALERLRAEGVVRAIGVGMNQTAIPTRFVTETDIDVVLLAGRYTLLDRSGLAELLPAARRRGVSIVAGGVFNSGLLADPRPGATYDYAAAPPETLARALRLREICERHGVPLRAAAARFPLRHPAVAGVLLGLRSAAEATDAADMLAREIPEALWDELRHEHRIPGFVPSRDGW from the coding sequence ATGGACCAGCGCGCCCGGGGCGACCGCGCCGCGGGCGAACCTGCCGTCGGCGTCCGCGCCGCCGACCCCGTGAGCCTCTCCCGCGCCGCCGCCCCCGCCCGCGTCCCCCTCGGCCGGACCACCGCCTGGACGAGCCGTCTCGCCTTCGGCGCGGCCGGCATCGGCAACCTCTACCGCCCCGTCACCGACGAGGACGCGCACCACACCCTCGCGACCGCCTGGGACCGGGGGATCCGCTCCTTCGACACCGCACCCCACTACGGCCTCGGCCTGTCCGAACGACGGCTCGGTGCCTTCCTCCGGGCCCGGCCCCGTGACACGTACACGGTGTCGACGAAGGTGGGCCGCCTCCTCGTCCCCGACCCCGGCGCGACCGGCGACGACCTCGCCCATGGCTTCGCGGTCCCCGCCGCGTACCGCAGGGCCTGGGACTTCGGGGCGGACGGCATCCGGCGCGGCCTGGAGGCGAGCCTGGAGCGGCTCGGGCTCGACCGCGTCGACATCGTGTACCTGCACGACCCCGACGACCATGCCGACCAGGCGCTGCGAGAGGCGTACCCCGCCCTCGAACGACTGCGGGCGGAGGGCGTCGTCCGTGCCATCGGCGTGGGCATGAACCAGACCGCGATCCCCACCCGCTTCGTCACCGAGACCGACATCGACGTCGTCCTGCTGGCCGGCCGCTACACCCTGCTCGACCGGAGCGGCCTCGCCGAACTGCTGCCGGCCGCACGGCGCCGCGGCGTCTCGATCGTCGCCGGAGGTGTGTTCAACTCGGGCCTCCTCGCCGATCCGCGTCCGGGCGCCACGTACGACTACGCGGCCGCGCCGCCGGAGACCCTGGCCAGGGCCCTCCGGCTGCGGGAGATCTGCGAGCGCCACGGAGTGCCCCTGAGGGCCGCGGCGGCCCGCTTCCCGCTGCGCCACCCCGCCGTCGCGGGCGTCCTCCTCGGTCTGCGCAGCGCTGCTGAGGCCACGGACGCCGCCGACATGCTGGCCCGTGAGATACCCGAGGCACTCTGGGACGAGCTGCGCCACGAGCACCGCATCCCCGGGTTCGTACCCTCCCGCGACGGCTGGTGA
- a CDS encoding SDR family NAD(P)-dependent oxidoreductase, which translates to MTAYPLAGLRAVVTGGASGIGLAVARLLDARGAAVAVLDLDPSATPDPLTALRADVADDASVREAVAAAAAALGGIDILVNNAGIGAAGTVEDNPDDQWHAVLDVNLLGVVRTTRAALPHLRRSEHAAVVNICSIAATAGLPQRALYSASKGAVLSLTLAMAADHVREGIRVNCVNPGTVDTPWVARLLDAAADPEAERAALSARQPTGRLVGADEVAAAVVYLASPAAASVTGTALAVDGGMAGLRLRPAGT; encoded by the coding sequence ATGACCGCGTACCCGCTCGCCGGCCTCCGCGCCGTCGTGACCGGCGGTGCCTCCGGCATCGGCCTCGCCGTCGCCCGTCTGCTGGACGCGCGGGGCGCCGCCGTGGCCGTCCTCGACCTCGACCCGTCGGCCACCCCCGACCCCCTCACCGCCCTCCGCGCGGACGTCGCCGACGACGCCTCGGTACGCGAAGCCGTCGCCGCGGCCGCCGCCGCACTCGGGGGCATCGACATCCTCGTCAACAACGCGGGCATCGGCGCCGCCGGCACCGTCGAGGACAACCCCGACGACCAGTGGCACGCCGTCCTCGACGTCAACCTCCTCGGCGTCGTCCGCACCACCCGCGCCGCCCTGCCCCACCTGCGCCGCTCGGAGCACGCCGCCGTCGTCAACATCTGCTCCATCGCCGCCACGGCGGGCCTGCCGCAGCGGGCGCTGTACTCGGCGAGCAAGGGGGCGGTCCTCTCCCTGACCCTCGCGATGGCGGCCGACCACGTGCGGGAGGGCATCCGGGTCAACTGCGTCAACCCGGGGACCGTGGACACCCCGTGGGTCGCCCGCCTGCTCGACGCGGCGGCGGACCCGGAGGCCGAACGCGCGGCGCTCAGCGCCCGCCAGCCCACCGGCCGGCTCGTCGGCGCCGACGAGGTCGCGGCGGCGGTCGTCTACCTCGCCTCCCCGGCGGCGGCCTCGGTGACGGGCACCGCCCTCGCCGTCGACGGCGGCATGGCGGGACTCCGACTCCGGCCGGCGGGCACATGA
- a CDS encoding enolase C-terminal domain-like protein — protein MDTYDIRFPTSRQLDGSDAMNPDPDYSAAYLVLRTNEPDGPTGHGFTFTIGRGNDVQVAAIEALRAHVVGRSVEDLCADPGLVSRALIGDSQLRWLGPEKGVMHMAVGAVVNAVWDLAAKRQRKPLWKLLADADPEWLVSQVDFRYITDALTPEEALELLRRGKDGRAERENVLRAQGYPAYTTSPGWLGYSDEKLTRLAEEAVAAGFTQIKLKVGADLADDVRRCRAARAAVGADVRLAVDANQRWNVTEAIEWTRALAEFDPYWIEEPTSPDDILGHARVRAAVAPVKVATGEHVQNRIVFKQLLQANAVDIVQLDAARVGGVNENLAILLLAAKFGVPVCPHAGGVGLCELVQHLAMFDFVALSGTTEDRVIEFVDHLHEHFVHPAVIREGAYTTPLAPGFSADMHEASLTTFAYPHGTFWAADLAGSLADDETVASVVEVTA, from the coding sequence ATGGACACCTACGACATCCGTTTCCCGACCTCCCGCCAACTCGACGGGTCCGACGCGATGAACCCGGACCCCGACTACTCCGCCGCCTACCTCGTCCTGCGCACGAACGAGCCCGACGGCCCCACGGGACACGGCTTCACCTTCACCATCGGGCGTGGCAACGATGTCCAGGTCGCGGCGATCGAAGCGCTGCGCGCCCACGTCGTCGGCCGGTCCGTGGAGGACCTCTGCGCCGACCCCGGCCTCGTCAGCCGGGCGCTGATCGGCGACAGCCAGCTCCGCTGGCTCGGGCCCGAGAAGGGCGTCATGCACATGGCCGTCGGGGCCGTGGTCAACGCCGTGTGGGACCTGGCCGCCAAGCGGCAGCGGAAGCCGCTGTGGAAACTGCTCGCCGACGCCGATCCCGAGTGGCTCGTCTCGCAGGTCGACTTCCGCTACATCACCGACGCCCTCACCCCCGAGGAAGCCCTGGAGCTCCTCCGGCGCGGCAAGGACGGCCGCGCCGAGCGCGAGAACGTCCTGCGGGCCCAGGGCTACCCGGCGTACACCACCTCGCCCGGCTGGCTCGGCTACAGCGACGAGAAGCTCACCCGACTCGCCGAGGAGGCGGTGGCGGCGGGCTTCACCCAGATCAAGCTGAAGGTCGGCGCCGATCTCGCGGACGACGTCCGCCGCTGCCGGGCCGCCCGCGCCGCCGTCGGCGCGGACGTCCGCCTGGCGGTCGACGCCAACCAGCGGTGGAACGTCACCGAGGCCATCGAATGGACCCGGGCGCTCGCCGAGTTCGACCCGTACTGGATCGAGGAGCCGACCAGCCCGGACGACATCCTCGGGCACGCGCGCGTGCGGGCCGCCGTCGCCCCCGTCAAGGTGGCCACGGGCGAGCACGTACAGAACCGCATCGTGTTCAAACAGCTCCTCCAGGCGAACGCCGTCGACATCGTCCAGCTCGACGCGGCCAGGGTCGGCGGCGTGAACGAGAACCTCGCCATACTGCTCCTCGCCGCAAAGTTCGGCGTCCCCGTCTGCCCGCACGCCGGCGGGGTCGGACTGTGCGAACTGGTTCAGCACCTCGCCATGTTCGACTTCGTGGCGCTCAGCGGCACCACCGAGGACCGGGTCATCGAGTTCGTCGACCATCTCCACGAGCACTTCGTCCACCCGGCCGTCATCCGCGAGGGCGCGTACACGACCCCTCTCGCTCCCGGCTTCTCGGCCGACATGCACGAGGCCTCCCTCACCACGTTCGCCTATCCCCACGGCACGTTCTGGGCCGCCGACCTGGCAGGATCGCTCGCCGACGACGAGACCGTCGCATCCGTGGTGGAGGTGACCGCATGA
- a CDS encoding FadR/GntR family transcriptional regulator, producing MAVTDEAIGKIKEMIVSGALRPGDRLPKEADLAAELGLSRNSLREAVKALSLLNILDVRQGDGTYVSSLEPPLLLEAVSFVLDFHQDDQALQALKVRGILEPAATALAAERIPEEEIKALGELLDRLGDAPSLEELVASDLEFHRRIATASGIPLLCSLLDSISGATVRARLWRGITEETAVARTLSEHRAILDALAARDARTAEAWATIHISNVVRWLDSVL from the coding sequence TTGGCAGTTACGGACGAGGCGATCGGCAAGATCAAGGAGATGATCGTCTCGGGCGCGCTGCGTCCGGGGGACCGGCTCCCCAAGGAGGCCGACCTCGCCGCCGAGCTGGGCCTGTCGCGCAACTCCCTGCGCGAGGCGGTGAAGGCGCTGTCCCTGCTGAACATCCTCGACGTGCGGCAGGGCGACGGGACGTACGTCTCCAGCCTCGAACCACCCCTGCTGCTCGAAGCGGTGTCGTTCGTCCTCGACTTCCACCAGGACGACCAGGCGCTCCAGGCCCTCAAGGTACGGGGCATCCTGGAGCCGGCGGCGACCGCGCTGGCGGCGGAGCGCATTCCCGAGGAGGAGATCAAAGCGCTCGGGGAACTCCTCGACCGGCTCGGCGACGCCCCCAGCCTGGAGGAACTCGTCGCCAGCGACCTGGAGTTCCACCGGCGCATCGCGACGGCCTCCGGGATTCCCCTGCTGTGCTCGCTCCTCGACAGCATCTCGGGTGCCACCGTGAGGGCGCGGCTGTGGCGGGGCATCACCGAGGAGACCGCCGTGGCCCGGACCCTGTCCGAGCACCGGGCCATCCTGGACGCGCTCGCCGCACGGGACGCGCGGACGGCGGAGGCCTGGGCGACCATCCACATCTCCAATGTCGTCCGCTGGCTCGACAGCGTGCTGTGA
- a CDS encoding sugar phosphate isomerase/epimerase family protein yields MPDPDPPHPLPPGPDTAPPRLGICSVTFRGLPVAEVARRVAEAGLEVVEWGADVHAPPDRPEALRVARDAADAHGIACCSYGSYFHCLPDELSGFAEIARGAVTLGAPRIRVWAGVSGSAEAVEEDRARITATLREAALVARDHGLELGLEFHGGTLTDSVPSTVRLLEELRAADADNVTSYWQPPQDAADPEALAGLDVLADRVGAVHVFSWWPGNRRLPLSARAALWTRAFARLAASPRRRDALLEFVPDDDPAVLAREAATLRRSAGLDPGGPEGVPDGPGRPHATLQ; encoded by the coding sequence GTGCCCGATCCCGACCCGCCGCACCCCCTCCCACCAGGGCCGGACACCGCCCCGCCCAGGCTCGGGATCTGCTCCGTCACGTTCCGGGGGCTGCCCGTCGCCGAGGTCGCCCGTCGCGTCGCGGAGGCGGGCCTCGAGGTCGTCGAATGGGGCGCGGACGTGCACGCCCCGCCCGACCGCCCCGAGGCGCTCCGTGTCGCCCGGGACGCCGCCGACGCCCACGGCATCGCCTGCTGCTCCTACGGCTCGTACTTCCACTGCCTCCCGGACGAGCTGTCCGGATTCGCGGAGATCGCCCGCGGGGCCGTGACGCTCGGAGCACCCCGCATCCGCGTCTGGGCCGGTGTGTCGGGGTCGGCGGAGGCCGTGGAGGAGGACCGCGCCCGGATCACCGCGACCCTGCGGGAGGCCGCGCTGGTCGCGCGGGACCACGGCCTGGAGCTCGGTCTCGAGTTCCACGGGGGAACCCTGACCGACTCGGTCCCCTCCACCGTCCGCCTCCTGGAGGAGCTGCGGGCGGCGGACGCGGACAACGTCACCTCCTACTGGCAGCCACCTCAGGACGCCGCCGACCCCGAGGCGCTCGCCGGCCTCGACGTACTCGCCGACCGGGTCGGCGCCGTCCACGTCTTCTCCTGGTGGCCGGGCAACCGCCGGCTGCCGCTGTCCGCGCGCGCCGCGCTGTGGACCCGGGCGTTCGCCCGGCTCGCGGCGTCGCCGCGGCGGCGGGACGCCCTCCTGGAGTTCGTCCCGGACGACGACCCCGCCGTCCTGGCCCGCGAGGCGGCGACCCTGCGGCGCTCCGCGGGCCTGGACCCCGGTGGTCCCGAAGGCGTCCCTGACGGACCCGGTCGCCCCCACGCCACCCTGCAGTAA